A window of the Phaseolus vulgaris cultivar G19833 chromosome 5, P. vulgaris v2.0, whole genome shotgun sequence genome harbors these coding sequences:
- the LOC137834295 gene encoding uncharacterized protein, protein MGAKVLMAKSDSLLVTGQVTGEFQVKDLQMAAYLEYAQELKRSFVLFEVVHVPMEQNARADLLAKLASSGKGGRQRTVIQETLKTPRAFVVDHQVLQVCKSIEGTTRSHRSLTQETLRTPRVRARLVGETKMTQVCAIHEPNTWIMPYQRYIVYGVLPMDPTEARKIKKNSSRFTLIDGELYRQMKYLVVAIEYFTKWIEAELVAQITVHKIQSFVWKNIVCRFGVPKRLVSDNGTQFASHLLKKLCGDVGIQQVFASVESANRVLLRGLKRRLEKAKGSWAEEVPRIVWAYHTTEQSGTHETPFSLVYGCDAMIPVETQESSPRFQNFVAEDSNEERRMNLDLLDQVREEARVKAEAVKRKVERKYNSRIRPRQFRDGALVMRKAHHYEMENKLSPKWTGPFRTCPSAESSSSSVTTTTLFPLSRGAEGAAASASARGMAAMGRGELGGWWKEVWTGGVDGVVAD, encoded by the exons ATGGGAGCAAAGgtgttgatggccaagagtgactcgttgttgGTCACTGGGCAGGTAACGGGTGAGTTTCAGGTCAAAGATCTGcagatggcggcttacctggagtatgcgCAAGAGTTGAAGAGgtcctttgttttgtttgaagtggtgcacgtgccaatggagcagaatgcccgagcggacttgctagccaagctcgctaGTTCGGggaaggggggcaggcagaggaccgttatacaagaaactttgaagacaccTCGGGCATTCGTGGTAGATCACCAGGTTCTTCAAGTGTGCAAGTCAATAGAAGGGACGACGAGGAGTCATAGATCTTTGACTCAGGAAACTTTGAGGACGCCGAGAGTCAGAGCACGTCTAGTGGGAGAGACGAAGATGAcgcaagtttgcgctatccatgagccaaaTACATGGATAATGCCATACCAGCGCTACATAGTGTATGGCGTGCTCCCAATGGACCCGACAGAggccagaaagataaagaagaactccagcaggttcaccctcatcgatggcgagttgtacag gcaaatgaagtatttggttgtggcgatcgagtacttcacgaagtggattgaagcagaactaGTAGCCCAGATTACCGTGCATAAGATtcagagtttcgtgtggaagaatattgtgtgccgatttggtgtgcccaagcgtttggtatcagataatgggactcagtttgcaagtcacctgttgaagaagctgtgtggGGATGTTGGgatacagcaggtgtttgcttctgtggagtcagccaatcgaGTCTTgttgagaggcttgaagaggaggttggagaaggccaaagggtcTTGGGCTGAAGAGGTTCCCCGTATAGTATGGGCgtatcataccactgagcaatcgggaacccacgaaaccccatttagtttggtgtatgggtgtgatgcgatgattcccgTTGAAacccaggaaagctcgccgagattccaaaacttcgtggcggaagactcgaatgaagagaggagaatgaacttggatttgctggatcaagtcagggaggaagcacgggTGAAGGCCGAGGCAGTAAAGAGAAAAGTTGAGCGCAAGTACAACTCCAGAATAAGGCCAAGGCAATTCAGAGATGGCgccctggtgatgaggaaggcccaccactatgagatggagaacaaactgtcacctaagtggacaggaccgtttagA ACTTGCCCCTCAGCAgaatcttcatcatcatcagtgACCACCAccacccttttccctttgtcaaggggggctgagGGAGCAGCGGCCTCGGCCAGCGCAAGAGGCATGGCCGCAATGGGAAGAGGGGAACTTGGAGGCTGGTGGAAGGAAGTTTGGACTGGTGGGGTTGACGGAGTCGTGGCAGATTGA